The proteins below come from a single Polynucleobacter necessarius genomic window:
- a CDS encoding S41 family peptidase, translating to MRQFLKNFALISVGLIAGVAATIQLSATAQQGSQLPLDELRTLSNVFAQIKREYVEPIEDKQLLTDAVKGMVSSLDPHSTFLDKKDFAEMQEQTSGKFPGLGIEITSEDGVVKVLNPIEDSPAARAGLQAGDLITRLDDKPVRGMSLDKAVRTMRGTPGTKITLTVYRKSEERSFPATITRAEIKVQSVKAKILDNDIAWVRITSFQERTIPDLAKKLIDLANQDPKMKGIILDLRNNGGGLLQGAVGVAAAFLPADAVIVSTNGQAPDSKQVFNATPAMYRLSEPGDPLAGVPEMYKKLPMVVLVNAYSASASEIVAGALQDYKRATIIGKTTFGKGSAQTVRPLTNDSALKITTAYYYTPSGKSIQAYGIMPDIPVDQNKDGDPADVLITREIDSEKHLRNKQSAEDKLIKEREQRRLEELQRIEEKNAKKTPEEKEKEKNKKPPELGSADDFMLAQAVAFINGQPVKRSSSKLE from the coding sequence ATGCGCCAATTTCTGAAGAACTTTGCTCTTATTTCCGTAGGCTTAATTGCTGGGGTAGCCGCCACGATTCAGCTCTCGGCTACTGCCCAACAAGGCTCGCAATTACCCTTGGATGAGCTACGCACTCTTTCCAATGTATTTGCTCAAATCAAGCGTGAGTATGTAGAGCCGATTGAGGATAAGCAACTCTTAACCGATGCAGTCAAGGGAATGGTCAGCAGTCTTGACCCACACTCCACCTTTTTGGACAAAAAAGATTTTGCTGAAATGCAAGAACAGACCTCTGGAAAATTTCCAGGCCTGGGTATTGAAATCACTTCTGAAGATGGCGTAGTAAAGGTATTAAACCCTATTGAGGACAGTCCTGCTGCACGTGCTGGTCTCCAGGCTGGTGATTTAATTACGCGTCTTGATGATAAACCGGTGCGGGGCATGTCCCTAGATAAAGCAGTGCGCACGATGCGCGGAACCCCCGGTACAAAAATTACTTTGACGGTCTATCGCAAAAGCGAAGAACGTAGTTTTCCAGCAACCATTACCCGAGCAGAGATCAAAGTCCAATCTGTTAAAGCGAAGATCTTGGATAACGATATTGCTTGGGTTCGCATCACAAGTTTTCAAGAGCGCACGATTCCAGATTTAGCAAAGAAATTAATCGACCTCGCCAATCAAGATCCCAAAATGAAGGGGATTATTTTGGATCTGCGTAATAACGGTGGCGGCTTACTTCAAGGCGCGGTTGGGGTAGCGGCCGCATTCCTGCCGGCTGATGCAGTGATTGTTTCAACCAATGGGCAAGCGCCTGACTCCAAGCAAGTATTTAATGCAACCCCTGCCATGTATCGCCTGAGTGAACCCGGAGATCCCCTGGCGGGCGTTCCCGAGATGTACAAAAAATTACCAATGGTGGTTTTAGTGAATGCTTACTCTGCCTCAGCATCTGAAATTGTTGCGGGGGCCTTACAAGATTACAAGCGCGCAACCATTATCGGTAAAACGACTTTTGGCAAGGGCTCCGCTCAAACCGTTCGCCCATTAACAAATGACTCCGCCTTGAAAATTACAACTGCTTACTACTACACTCCTAGCGGCAAATCGATTCAGGCATATGGCATTATGCCAGATATTCCGGTAGACCAAAATAAAGATGGTGATCCGGCTGATGTTTTGATTACCCGCGAGATTGATAGCGAAAAGCATCTACGTAATAAACAGTCTGCCGAAGATAAATTAATTAAAGAACGCGAACAACGTAGACTTGAAGAGTTACAACGCATTGAAGAGAAGAACGCGAAGAAAACTCCCGAGGAAAAAGAGAAAGAAAAGAATAAAAAGCCGCCTGAACTTGGTAGCGCTGACGACTTTATGCTTGCCCAAGCGGTTGCCTTTATTAATGGTCAACCCGTGAAGCGCTCTTCATCCAAGCTTGAGTAG
- the gpmA gene encoding 2,3-diphosphoglycerate-dependent phosphoglycerate mutase encodes MKQLVLIRHGESAWNLENRFTGWTDVDLTPKGTEQALAAGANLKNAGYEFDIAYTSVLRRAIRTLWHVQDTMDLMWIPVVHSWRLNERHYGALTGLNKAETAAKYGDEQVHIWRRSYDVRPPLLEKDDERNPKNDSRYSKLNPSDIPLGECLKDNVERILPLWNESIAPALKANKRILLVAHGNSIRSLVKYLDQMSDEAIMEVNVPNGVPLVYELDDNLKPIQHFYLD; translated from the coding sequence ATGAAACAACTTGTCCTTATTCGTCATGGCGAATCCGCCTGGAACCTTGAAAACCGCTTCACTGGCTGGACGGACGTTGACTTAACCCCAAAGGGCACCGAACAGGCCCTAGCTGCAGGTGCAAACCTGAAAAATGCAGGGTATGAATTTGATATTGCATACACCTCTGTTTTAAGGCGCGCCATACGTACGCTGTGGCATGTTCAAGACACTATGGATCTGATGTGGATTCCAGTGGTACACAGTTGGCGTCTTAATGAACGACACTACGGGGCACTGACCGGTCTCAATAAGGCAGAAACTGCTGCGAAATACGGGGATGAACAGGTGCACATTTGGCGTCGCTCATACGATGTACGCCCACCCTTGCTAGAAAAGGACGATGAACGGAACCCTAAGAATGACAGTCGTTACTCTAAATTAAATCCATCCGACATTCCGCTTGGAGAATGCCTTAAGGACAATGTCGAGCGTATTCTGCCACTTTGGAATGAATCGATTGCACCAGCACTAAAAGCCAACAAACGCATTTTGTTAGTAGCTCATGGCAATAGTATTCGCTCTTTGGTTAAGTATTTAGACCAAATGTCCGATGAAGCTATCATGGAAGTCAATGTTCCTAATGGCGTTCCGTTGGTTTATGAGTTAGACGATAACCTCAAACCAATACAACATTTCTATTTAGACTAA
- the secB gene encoding protein-export chaperone SecB, which translates to MTEQSSVSNANTESKDPSFRIQRIYLKDLSLEQPNSPEIFLVVAEPQVQVEVDIVVKRVSDELFEVVLSSTVTARVEGKALFLVETNQAGIFEFQNIPAEQVDPMLGITCPTILYPYLRSNIADVISRAGFQPIHLNEINFHGMYEHRLMQAQQTANESAGDSAAKSKIILPN; encoded by the coding sequence ATGACAGAACAATCTTCCGTGTCTAACGCGAATACTGAATCAAAAGATCCTTCATTTCGTATTCAGCGCATTTATTTAAAGGACTTATCTTTAGAGCAACCAAATTCGCCAGAAATATTCTTGGTGGTCGCAGAACCCCAAGTGCAAGTTGAAGTTGATATTGTTGTTAAGCGCGTTAGCGACGAGCTTTTTGAGGTGGTATTGAGCTCAACAGTGACTGCTCGTGTTGAGGGCAAAGCGCTATTTTTAGTAGAGACTAATCAGGCTGGTATTTTTGAATTCCAAAATATTCCTGCTGAGCAAGTCGATCCGATGTTGGGCATTACTTGCCCAACTATTTTGTATCCATACTTACGATCAAATATTGCTGATGTGATCAGCCGTGCTGGTTTCCAGCCAATCCATTTAAATGAAATTAATTTCCATGGAATGTATGAGCATCGCTTGATGCAAGCGCAGCAGACAGCAAACGAGAGCGCTGGCGATAGCGCTGCAAAAAGCAAAATCATCCTTCCCAATTAA
- a CDS encoding class I SAM-dependent methyltransferase, with protein sequence MTQPIRWLQDEIADRMLQKLDIVKLDVRDILAIPDFHGKHFSTFAKRFPRAIIHSIAEEGVSNFQIRLNKFWANWRALFRCSRAGPLAAYRSSGKINLPDNSVDLVFSDLLLQDLADPKLFLQECRRVLREGGLIVFSYLGPDTGKELRPLQDASFQLKNLVSSWDMHDMGDALMGERFSGPVMDMEYLTLDYEKPELLLTDLEALKLTPPSSMKGAENAVLPQKITLEVVYGHAWAIGKNLAKAQDNIAYIDLNQIGRKTR encoded by the coding sequence ATGACCCAGCCGATCAGATGGTTACAAGACGAAATCGCAGACCGCATGCTGCAAAAACTCGATATCGTTAAATTGGATGTCAGAGATATTTTGGCCATTCCAGATTTTCATGGAAAGCATTTTTCTACGTTTGCCAAACGCTTCCCTCGCGCAATAATTCACAGCATTGCCGAGGAGGGTGTTTCAAATTTTCAAATTCGGCTCAATAAATTTTGGGCGAATTGGCGTGCATTATTTCGCTGTAGTAGAGCGGGCCCTCTTGCCGCTTATCGTTCATCGGGAAAAATAAACCTTCCCGACAATTCTGTGGATTTGGTATTTAGCGATCTTTTATTACAAGATTTAGCAGATCCAAAACTCTTTCTACAAGAGTGTCGCCGCGTATTGCGTGAGGGCGGGCTGATTGTGTTTAGTTATTTAGGTCCTGATACTGGAAAAGAATTGCGACCTTTGCAAGACGCTTCATTTCAGTTGAAAAACCTAGTAAGTTCTTGGGATATGCACGACATGGGTGATGCACTAATGGGTGAGCGGTTTTCAGGCCCTGTCATGGACATGGAGTACCTCACGTTAGATTACGAAAAGCCAGAGCTTTTGTTGACCGATCTCGAGGCTCTAAAACTGACCCCCCCATCATCGATGAAGGGGGCAGAAAATGCAGTTTTGCCGCAAAAAATTACCCTAGAGGTGGTTTACGGGCATGCCTGGGCCATTGGTAAGAACCTTGCAAAAGCCCAAGACAACATTGCTTATATCGATCTAAATCAAATTGGCCGCAAGACTAGGTAA
- the trmL gene encoding tRNA (uridine(34)/cytosine(34)/5-carboxymethylaminomethyluridine(34)-2'-O)-methyltransferase TrmL, whose translation MFNIVLFEPEIPPNTGNIIRLCANTGARLHLIEPLGFPMEDAKLRRAGLDYHEFASIKVHANWMEFLANERPDPQHLFVLTTEGVGKFHEGSYTLNDYFIFGSETKGITDEARNSIPTQNQMRLAMQDSSRSLNLSNTVAIVVYEAWRQNGFAGGE comes from the coding sequence ATGTTTAATATTGTTTTATTCGAACCCGAAATACCGCCTAATACCGGGAATATTATTCGGTTGTGCGCCAATACCGGCGCTAGACTTCATCTGATTGAGCCTTTAGGTTTTCCAATGGAGGATGCTAAGTTAAGGCGCGCCGGTCTTGACTATCATGAATTTGCCAGCATCAAAGTTCACGCTAACTGGATGGAATTCTTGGCTAATGAACGCCCAGACCCTCAGCACCTTTTTGTACTGACAACAGAGGGCGTCGGAAAATTTCATGAAGGAAGCTACACACTAAATGACTATTTCATCTTTGGCTCTGAGACAAAAGGAATTACAGATGAAGCACGGAACTCGATTCCCACTCAAAATCAAATGCGGCTTGCCATGCAAGATAGCAGTCGAAGCCTGAACTTATCGAATACCGTAGCGATTGTGGTGTATGAAGCTTGGCGCCAAAATGGTTTTGCAGGCGGTGAGTGA
- the ctaD gene encoding cytochrome c oxidase subunit I gives MSTVSTTHDHAHDDHTPHGWRRWLFATNHKDIGTMYLIFSFVSLLAGGVMALGIRLELFQPGLQFLRPEFFNQLTTMHGLVMVFGAIMPAFVGFANWMVPLQIGASDMAFARMNNFSFWILPVAATLLLSSFLVLGGAPAGGWTIYAPLTSQMGPGMDMAIFSLHLLGASSIMGSINIIVTILNMRAPGMTLMKMPMFCWTWLITAYLLIAVMPVLAGAITMVLTDRHFGTSFFSAVGGGDPIMFQHIFWFFGHPEVYIMILPAFGIISEIVPAFSRKTLFGYSSMVYATASIAILSFIVWAHHMFATGMPVTGQLFFMYATMLIAVPTGVKIFNWVATMWKGSMTFETPMLWSIGFIFVFTMGGFTGLICAMAPIDIGIQDTYYVVAHFHYVLVAGSLFAMFAGFYYWCPKWTGYMASETRGKIHFWASMIFFNITFFPMHFLGLAGMPRRYADYPTQFADFNMIASIGALGFGLAQVYFLLFVVLPASRGQGEKATMKPWDGAKGLEWTVSSPAPHHTFETPPNAEQMREAGI, from the coding sequence ATGAGCACAGTCTCTACTACCCACGATCACGCACACGATGATCACACGCCACATGGTTGGCGTCGTTGGTTGTTTGCAACCAATCACAAAGATATTGGAACAATGTATTTGATCTTCTCGTTTGTCAGTTTGTTGGCTGGCGGTGTGATGGCTTTGGGAATTCGTTTGGAATTGTTCCAGCCTGGTTTGCAATTCTTGCGTCCAGAGTTTTTCAATCAGCTAACCACGATGCACGGTCTCGTGATGGTGTTCGGTGCGATCATGCCGGCTTTCGTTGGTTTCGCAAACTGGATGGTGCCGTTGCAAATTGGCGCATCCGATATGGCGTTTGCGCGTATGAATAACTTTAGCTTCTGGATTCTTCCAGTGGCTGCAACCTTGTTATTGAGCTCCTTCTTAGTTCTTGGCGGCGCTCCTGCGGGCGGTTGGACTATCTATGCACCGTTGACCTCCCAAATGGGTCCTGGCATGGACATGGCGATTTTCTCGCTCCACTTACTAGGTGCCTCCTCCATTATGGGGTCGATCAACATCATCGTCACCATTTTGAATATGCGTGCTCCTGGCATGACATTGATGAAGATGCCAATGTTCTGTTGGACTTGGTTGATTACTGCCTATTTGTTGATTGCTGTGATGCCGGTATTGGCAGGCGCCATTACGATGGTCTTGACTGACCGTCATTTTGGCACCTCTTTCTTCTCAGCCGTTGGTGGTGGTGACCCAATTATGTTCCAGCACATTTTCTGGTTCTTTGGGCACCCAGAGGTTTACATCATGATTCTTCCTGCATTCGGAATCATTAGTGAAATCGTGCCAGCGTTCTCCAGAAAAACATTGTTTGGCTACAGCTCGATGGTGTATGCGACCGCATCGATCGCGATCTTGTCATTCATCGTTTGGGCTCACCACATGTTTGCAACAGGTATGCCAGTTACTGGCCAATTGTTCTTCATGTATGCAACGATGTTGATTGCTGTTCCAACTGGTGTGAAGATTTTCAACTGGGTTGCAACGATGTGGAAAGGGTCAATGACTTTTGAAACCCCGATGTTGTGGTCAATCGGATTTATCTTCGTGTTCACAATGGGTGGCTTTACAGGCTTGATTTGCGCAATGGCACCGATTGATATTGGTATTCAAGACACGTATTACGTAGTGGCTCACTTCCACTATGTATTGGTTGCGGGCTCATTGTTCGCCATGTTTGCCGGTTTCTACTACTGGTGTCCAAAATGGACTGGATATATGGCTAGCGAGACTCGCGGCAAGATCCACTTCTGGGCTTCCATGATTTTCTTTAATATCACTTTCTTTCCAATGCATTTCTTGGGCTTAGCTGGTATGCCACGTCGTTATGCTGACTACCCAACTCAGTTTGCTGACTTCAACATGATTGCTTCAATCGGCGCCTTGGGTTTTGGTTTGGCTCAGGTCTACTTTTTGCTCTTCGTTGTATTGCCCGCCTCTCGTGGCCAAGGTGAAAAAGCGACGATGAAGCCATGGGATGGCGCAAAAGGCTTAGAGTGGACTGTATCTTCTCCAGCGCCCCACCATACTTTTGAGACTCCACCTAACGCTGAGCAAATGCGTGAAGCAGGGATCTAA
- the coxB gene encoding cytochrome c oxidase subunit II has protein sequence MNLFGKFARATLFFVAAFGTAFAYAVENMPGGPAVNQLNFPTPATKIMQEIHWLHWMMLAICALIFIGVFGVMFYSILKHRKSLGHKSASFHESTTVEIIWTVIPLLIVIGMALPATKTVVAMKDTTNSDITIKTTGYQWKWGYDYIKGEGEGISFLSTLSTSRETINNLAPKSNTYLMEVDNEMVVPVGKKIRLITTANDVIHAWTIPAFGVKQDAIPGFVRDTWFRAETIGTSRGQCSELCGAEHAFMPIVVKVVSQDDYTAWVAQKKKEMGAGGDDPPKVYSLDEQKERGAKVYAANCAACHQSNGKGAGAFPALDGSNVVLGPKAGQYSILINGKGAMPKWAGVISDGDIAAVMTFTRNAWGNKTGEVIQTQDIIAARGN, from the coding sequence ATGAATTTATTTGGAAAGTTCGCTAGGGCAACGCTCTTTTTTGTAGCAGCATTCGGCACTGCTTTTGCTTACGCAGTTGAAAACATGCCTGGCGGCCCAGCCGTAAACCAGCTTAATTTCCCGACCCCTGCCACCAAAATCATGCAAGAAATTCATTGGTTGCATTGGATGATGTTGGCGATCTGTGCGCTTATTTTCATCGGTGTATTCGGCGTCATGTTTTATTCGATCCTGAAACATCGCAAATCTTTAGGTCATAAGTCAGCATCTTTTCATGAGAGCACTACGGTTGAAATCATTTGGACAGTAATTCCGCTGCTCATCGTGATCGGTATGGCATTACCAGCAACAAAAACCGTTGTTGCTATGAAAGACACCACAAATTCTGACATCACAATTAAGACCACTGGCTATCAGTGGAAGTGGGGTTACGACTACATTAAAGGTGAGGGCGAAGGCATAAGCTTTTTGTCTACTTTGTCTACTTCACGAGAAACCATTAACAACCTCGCCCCTAAGTCAAATACCTACTTGATGGAAGTGGACAACGAAATGGTTGTGCCAGTTGGCAAGAAAATTCGTTTGATTACCACTGCAAATGACGTAATCCACGCGTGGACGATTCCAGCATTCGGCGTAAAACAAGATGCGATTCCGGGTTTTGTGCGCGACACCTGGTTCAGAGCTGAAACCATCGGCACATCCCGCGGTCAGTGTTCAGAGCTTTGTGGCGCAGAGCACGCTTTTATGCCAATCGTGGTTAAGGTCGTTTCGCAAGATGACTACACCGCATGGGTTGCTCAGAAGAAAAAAGAGATGGGCGCTGGTGGCGATGATCCACCTAAGGTTTACTCATTGGATGAGCAAAAAGAGCGCGGTGCAAAAGTATATGCAGCAAACTGTGCAGCTTGCCATCAGTCAAATGGCAAAGGCGCGGGCGCATTCCCAGCGCTGGATGGTAGTAATGTGGTATTAGGTCCTAAAGCTGGTCAATACAGCATCCTGATTAACGGTAAGGGCGCAATGCCGAAATGGGCTGGCGTGATTTCTGATGGCGATATTGCTGCAGTAATGACTTTCACACGTAATGCATGGGGTAATAAAACGGGCGAAGTGATTCAGACCCAGGACATTATTGCTGCACGTGGCAATTAA
- a CDS encoding HesA/MoeB/ThiF family protein, whose amino-acid sequence MNGAQLLRYSSHLLLEDIDVAGQKRLLNAHALVVGAGGLGSAVAPYLAAAGVGHITLLDHDDVELTNLQRQIMHTELTIGKSKVASGKQFLQQLNPGIQVEAIQAKADEFLLDEIRHRVDIVLDCTDNFQTRQPINASCVNHQKPLVSGSALRFDGQVSVFDPRNRNSPCYACIFSPDETFEEVSCASMGIFSPLVGIIGTIQAGQALQVLIGFGEPLIGRMLLWNARTTQIDQIQIARNSDCPICGTEH is encoded by the coding sequence ATGAATGGTGCCCAGTTACTTCGTTATTCCAGTCATTTATTGCTTGAGGATATCGATGTTGCTGGGCAAAAAAGATTATTAAATGCACACGCCCTAGTGGTTGGGGCTGGAGGACTAGGAAGCGCTGTCGCCCCCTACCTGGCTGCTGCCGGAGTTGGGCATATCACTTTGCTAGATCACGATGATGTTGAATTAACCAATTTGCAACGCCAAATCATGCATACCGAGCTCACTATTGGTAAAAGCAAAGTCGCCTCCGGAAAACAATTTTTGCAACAACTAAATCCTGGAATTCAGGTTGAAGCTATTCAAGCAAAAGCTGACGAATTCTTGTTGGATGAGATACGCCATAGAGTCGATATTGTTTTAGATTGCACTGATAATTTTCAGACACGCCAACCCATCAATGCTAGTTGTGTGAACCATCAAAAACCATTGGTCTCAGGCTCTGCCCTTCGCTTTGACGGACAAGTATCCGTATTTGATCCTCGCAATCGCAACTCCCCTTGCTATGCCTGCATCTTTTCACCGGATGAAACTTTTGAAGAAGTCAGCTGTGCAAGCATGGGAATCTTTTCTCCTCTCGTTGGAATTATTGGCACTATTCAAGCAGGCCAAGCATTACAGGTATTAATTGGGTTTGGAGAGCCACTCATTGGGAGAATGTTGCTTTGGAATGCTCGTACTACACAGATTGATCAAATTCAGATTGCGCGCAACTCTGACTGCCCCATCTGCGGGACAGAGCACTAA
- a CDS encoding NAD(P)H-dependent glycerol-3-phosphate dehydrogenase — MKVTLLGAGAWGTAMALQAARQLRAEDVCLWSRSAEQLHSIAKSGENQVYLPGIALPKNLLLESDFAAAIKRLGPEDLLVIATPMSGLSETIERVLKVANQSLNIIWLCKGLEPITALLPHQVGARQDQLHNHGLKHAYGALSGPSFAHEVGAGMPCALTVASSSESLCKIVQSVFHYGNMRVYSSNDLVGVELGGAVKNVLAIAAGIGDGLDLGLNARAAVLTRGLAEMMRLVKAAGGKSETCTGLTGVGDLILTATGNLSRNRRVGLELASGKSLNEILAGLGHVAEGVLCASAVGDLARRLNVEMPITNMMGDVLAGKLSSHEAVKRLMGRDPKIET; from the coding sequence ATGAAAGTGACATTGCTCGGTGCGGGCGCTTGGGGAACCGCAATGGCCTTACAAGCCGCTCGTCAGCTAAGAGCTGAAGATGTATGTTTATGGTCTCGTAGCGCAGAGCAACTGCATTCAATTGCAAAATCCGGCGAGAATCAAGTCTACCTTCCTGGAATTGCTCTGCCAAAAAATCTTCTCTTAGAGAGTGATTTTGCTGCCGCCATTAAACGCCTTGGTCCAGAAGATCTTTTAGTAATTGCAACTCCAATGTCGGGGCTATCAGAAACCATTGAGCGCGTTTTAAAGGTTGCAAATCAATCACTGAACATTATCTGGCTATGCAAAGGTTTAGAGCCCATTACTGCCCTTTTGCCACATCAGGTGGGGGCACGTCAGGATCAGCTTCATAACCATGGGTTGAAACACGCTTACGGCGCTCTTTCTGGCCCTAGTTTTGCTCATGAAGTGGGTGCTGGAATGCCGTGCGCACTAACAGTCGCTAGCTCATCGGAGTCACTCTGCAAAATTGTGCAAAGTGTTTTTCATTATGGAAATATGCGAGTGTATTCTTCGAATGACCTAGTTGGTGTTGAGTTGGGTGGAGCGGTAAAAAATGTTTTGGCGATTGCTGCTGGTATTGGCGATGGCTTAGATCTTGGTTTAAATGCACGCGCTGCAGTATTGACCCGTGGCTTAGCTGAAATGATGCGCTTGGTAAAAGCCGCTGGAGGAAAATCGGAGACCTGCACGGGTTTGACGGGAGTGGGCGATTTGATTTTGACTGCTACCGGAAATCTCTCTCGCAATCGTCGAGTAGGTCTGGAGTTGGCGTCGGGTAAATCATTAAATGAAATCCTAGCTGGTTTGGGTCATGTGGCGGAGGGTGTCTTATGTGCCTCCGCAGTAGGTGATCTTGCAAGGCGTTTGAATGTTGAGATGCCAATCACCAATATGATGGGAGATGTTCTCGCTGGCAAACTTTCTTCTCACGAGGCTGTAAAAAGACTGATGGGTCGCGATCCAAAAATCGAAACTTAA
- a CDS encoding rhodanese-like domain-containing protein, producing MNFLTQTDNLALIALLLVSGAALFLPTLSSLISGKGLSPTEATIWINRRKAHVLDLRSEEAFKIGHLPGAKLADVAKIEAAIEALKLDRKRPLVLVCDTGAHSRKALAQVQKLGFVEVGVLEGGVQAWKTSALPLVK from the coding sequence ATGAACTTTCTCACGCAAACTGATAATTTAGCGCTTATTGCCTTATTACTTGTTTCAGGCGCAGCGCTCTTCCTGCCCACATTATCCTCGTTAATTAGCGGAAAAGGCCTGTCTCCAACAGAGGCCACTATTTGGATAAACCGCCGCAAGGCGCATGTGCTGGATTTGCGTTCAGAAGAGGCATTCAAAATAGGCCATTTGCCAGGGGCAAAACTGGCCGATGTTGCCAAAATCGAAGCCGCCATTGAGGCTTTGAAATTAGATCGTAAGCGCCCATTAGTTTTGGTATGCGATACAGGCGCGCACTCTCGTAAGGCGCTCGCGCAAGTCCAAAAACTAGGGTTTGTTGAGGTCGGCGTTCTTGAAGGTGGTGTGCAAGCCTGGAAAACATCAGCATTACCACTAGTAAAGTAA
- a CDS encoding ComF family protein has translation MNRHSPAFILPVPLSNQKLLSRGFNQSWEIARKIRCHDGLQKLPYALRRHHRANDQAKKLPLARQDAVHGLFYIDSKFQERLMGKTIIVFDDVMTSGATLNEIARTLKSIEVLRVVNWVLLRTTRPV, from the coding sequence ATGAATCGGCATTCCCCCGCATTTATATTGCCCGTTCCCTTAAGTAATCAAAAGTTACTCAGCAGAGGGTTTAATCAAAGCTGGGAAATTGCGAGAAAAATTCGTTGTCATGATGGCCTCCAAAAGCTTCCGTATGCTCTAAGACGGCACCACCGCGCAAACGATCAAGCCAAAAAGTTACCACTTGCTCGACAGGATGCTGTTCATGGGCTGTTTTATATTGACTCTAAATTTCAAGAGCGCTTGATGGGCAAAACTATCATTGTTTTTGATGATGTGATGACAAGCGGTGCCACACTAAATGAAATTGCAAGAACCCTAAAAAGTATAGAAGTACTGCGTGTGGTTAATTGGGTATTGCTTAGAACTACCAGACCCGTATGA